From the Eriocheir sinensis breed Jianghai 21 unplaced genomic scaffold, ASM2467909v1 Scaffold23, whole genome shotgun sequence genome, one window contains:
- the LOC126990966 gene encoding oplophorus-luciferin 2-monooxygenase non-catalytic subunit-like isoform X3, which yields MSLLRSLLSLVVCAAPLWAADWPCPDDGAIYPCTCTASGSYEITMDCSNVDSSESLRKIFETPFAFNDFKRLIIDPLSPVSTLCDLPAGVFGPVSFEEIDVTNTLIDTVEEEAIVNSHNTLVRLNMRGNKISKFPLETLDLYVRLIELDLANNQISGVMPDIVTEALTTLDLSGNTGITLTETVFIGSPKLQVLRLNNMALGDTMPPNVFYKLSNLRTLYLQNNGIPGTLIEDFINTQLQPLTAVYLDGNSLSQIHPLSVTGLSDSGIISFTNNQIQQLTQENWEGLVSRLTRYDAIDMRHNPLVCGCDVYWLLLDSSAMRVFNSLTTCSGGNLMTDLPVTWFQQHCPVP from the exons ATGTCGCTGCTCCGGTCACTCCTGTCCCTGGTGGTCTGCGCCGCGCCTCTCTGGGCGGCGGATTGGCCCTGCCCGGACGACGGTGCTATTTACCCCTGCACATGCACCGCTTCCGGAAGTTATGAAATAACCATGGACTGCTCCAACGTCGACAGCAGTGAAAGTCTGAGAAAAATATTCGAGACGCCGTTCGCCTTCAATGACTTTAAGCGACTCATCATCGATCCCTTAAGCCCTGTCAGTACCCTGTGCGATCTGCCTGCTGGAGTGTTCGGTCCAGTGAGCTTCGAGGAGATTGACGTCACCAACACGTTGATCGATacggtggaggaagaggcgatCGTCAACTCCCACAACACGCTGGTGCGCCTTAACATGAGAGGAAACAAGATCAGCAAGTTCCCCCTCGAGACGCTGGACCTGTACGTGAGGCTGATAGAGCTCGACTTGGCGAACAACCAAATTTCGGGGGTCATGCCGGACATCGTGACGGAAGCTCTCACCACCCTGGACTTATCCGGCAACACGGGCATCACTCTCACCGAGACGGTCTTCATAGGCTCTCCCAAGCTGCAG GTGCTTCGCCTCAACAACATGGCTCTGGGCGACACGATGCCTCCCAACGTGTTCTACAAGCTCAGTAACCTGAGGACGCTGTACCTGCAGAACAACGGCATCCCGGGGACCCTCATCGAGGACTTCATCAACACGCAGCTTCAGCCGCTCACCGCCGTGTACTTAGACGGGAACTCCCTCTCCCAGATCCACCCGCTTTCCGTAACGG GACTGAGCGACAGCGGGATCATCTCCTTCACCAACAACCAGATCCAGCAGTTGACGCAGGAGAATTGGGAAGGACTCGTGTCTCGGCTCACCCGTTACGACGCCATCGACATGAGAC ACAACCCGCTGGTGTGTGGCTGTGACGTGTATTGGCTGCTTCTAGACTCGTCAGCCATGAGGGTCTTCAACAGTCTGACCACGTGTAGCGGGGGGAACCTGATGACGGACCTTCCCGTTACGTGGTTCCAACAGCACTGCCCTGTCCCATAG
- the LOC126990965 gene encoding oplophorus-luciferin 2-monooxygenase non-catalytic subunit-like isoform X3, which translates to MSLLRSLLSLVVCATPLWAADWPCPEDGDIYPCICTISVTYEITMDCSNVQSSERLTEIFQTPFAFNDFERLIIDPLSPANGLDALPAGVFGPVSFKEIDITNTLIETVDEETLVNSHNTLLHLNLARNRISWFPFETLELYLQLRELDLSFNQFEGDMPDFVTKALISLDLSGNTEFKLTQTVFTGSPYLEVLRLNNMGMGDTTPPNMFLTLNNLKTLYLQNNDITGTLIEDFINTLSQPLLAVYLDGNSLSQIHPLSVTGLNDNGIISFTNNQIQQLTQENWEGLVSRLTRYDAIDMRHNPLVCGCDVYWLLKDSSAMAAFNQYTTCVTGNLVVDLPVQWFIEHCP; encoded by the exons ATGTCGCTGCTCCGGTCACTCCTGTCCCTGGTGGTCTGCGCCACGCCTCTCTGGGCGGCGGATTGGCCGTGCCCGGAAGACGGTGATATTTACCCCTGCATATGCACCATTTCCGTAACTTATGAAATAACCATGGACTGCTCCAACGTCCAAAGCAGTGAAAGGCTGACAGAAATATTCCAGACGCCGTTCGCCTTCAATGACTTTGAGCGACTCATCATCGATCCCTTAAGCCCTGCCAATGGATTGGACGCTCTGCCTGCTGGAGTGTTCGGTCCAGTGAGCTTCAAGGAGATTGACATCACCAACACGTTGATCGAGACGGTGGACGAAGAGACGCTCGTCAACTCCCACAACACGCTGTTGCATCTTAACTTGGCAAGAAACCGGATCAGTTGGTTCCCCTTCGAGACGCTGGAACTGTACTTGCAACTGCGAGAGCTCGACTTGTCGTTCAACCAGTTTGAGGGGGACATGCCGGACTTCGTGACGAAAGCTCTCATCTCCCTGGACTTATCCGGCAACACGGAATTCAAACTCACCCAGACGGTCTTCACAGGCTCTCCCTATCTGGAGGTGCTGCGCCTCAACAACATGGGTATGGGCGACACGACCCCACCCAACATGTTCCTCACGCTCAATAACCTCAAGACGCTGTACCTGCAGAACAACGACATCACGGGGACCCTCATCGAGGACTTCATCAACACGCTGTCTCAGCCGCTCCTCGCCGTGTACTTGGACGGGAACTCCCTCTCCCAGATCCACCCGCTTTCCGTAACGG GACTGAACGACAACGGGATCATCTCCTTCACCAACAACCAGATCCAGCAGTTGACGCAGGAGAATTGGGAAGGACTCGTGTCTCGGCTCACCCGTTACGACGCCATCGACATGAGAC ACAACCCGCTGGTGTGTGGCTGTGACGTGTATTGGCTGCTTAAAGACTCGTCAGCCATGGCCGCCTTTAACCAATATACCACGTGTGTCACCGGGAACCTGGTTGTGGACCTCCCCGTGCAGTGGTTCATCGAGCACTGCCCGTGA
- the LOC126990969 gene encoding oplophorus-luciferin 2-monooxygenase non-catalytic subunit-like, whose amino-acid sequence MSLLRSLLSLMVVVCAAPLCAAEWPCPLDSAIYPCTCATTARYEINVDCSNVQSSDQLARVFQTPFAFHDLNRLTIEPVVPYESLLDLPAGVFGDVSFNEIDITNTVIHTVEEETLVNSHNTLVRLNMEENKISWFPFETLKLYVQLTELDLSYNNFSGVMPDIEMEALISSTYPATRASHSPRRSS is encoded by the coding sequence ATGTCGCTGCTCCGGTCACTCTTGTCCCTGATGGTGGTGGTCTGCGCCGCACCTCTCTGTGCGGCGGAGTGGCCCTGTCCGCTCGACAGTGCTATTTACCCCTGCACATGCGCCACTACCGCAAGATATGAAATAAACGTGGACTGTTCCAACGTCCAATCCAGTGACCAGCTGGCAAGGGTATTCCAAACGCCGTTCGCCTTCCATGACTTGAATCGACTCACCATCGAGCCCGTTGTTCCTTACGAGTCCCTGCTAGACCTGCCTGCTGGAGTGTTCGGTGACGTGAGCTTCAACGAGATTGACATCACCAACACGGTCATCCACACGGTGGAGGAAGAGACGCTCGTCAACTCCCACAACACGCTGGTGCGCCTTAACATGGAGGAAAACAAGATCAGTTGGTTCCCCTTCGAGACGTTGAAACTGTACGTGCAACTGACAGAGCTCGACTTGTCGTACAACAATTTTTCTGGGGTCATGCCGGACATCGAGATGGAAGCTCTCATCTCCTCGACTTATCCGGCAACACGGGCTTCACACTCACCCAGACGGTCTTCATAG
- the LOC126990965 gene encoding oplophorus-luciferin 2-monooxygenase non-catalytic subunit-like isoform X1 encodes MSLLRSLLSLVVCATPLWAADWPCPEDGDIYPCICTISVTYEITMDCSNVQSSERLTEIFQTPFAFNDFERLIIDPLSPANGLDALPAGVFGPVSFKEIDITNTLIETVDEETLVNSHNTLLHLNLARNRISWFPFETLELYLQLRELDLSFNQFEGDMPDFVTKALISLDLSGNTEFKLTQTVFTGSPYLEVLRLNNMALGDTTPPNVFFTLNNLKTLYLQNNGIPGTLIEDFINTQLQPQRSRLTTVYLDRNSLSQIHPLSVTGLPEEGTISFMSNQIEYLTQENWEGLVSQLTTAGAIDMRDNPLVCGCDVYWLLKDSSAMAAFNQYTTCVTGNLVVDLPVQWFIEHCP; translated from the exons ATGTCGCTGCTCCGGTCACTCCTGTCCCTGGTGGTCTGCGCCACGCCTCTCTGGGCGGCGGATTGGCCGTGCCCGGAAGACGGTGATATTTACCCCTGCATATGCACCATTTCCGTAACTTATGAAATAACCATGGACTGCTCCAACGTCCAAAGCAGTGAAAGGCTGACAGAAATATTCCAGACGCCGTTCGCCTTCAATGACTTTGAGCGACTCATCATCGATCCCTTAAGCCCTGCCAATGGATTGGACGCTCTGCCTGCTGGAGTGTTCGGTCCAGTGAGCTTCAAGGAGATTGACATCACCAACACGTTGATCGAGACGGTGGACGAAGAGACGCTCGTCAACTCCCACAACACGCTGTTGCATCTTAACTTGGCAAGAAACCGGATCAGTTGGTTCCCCTTCGAGACGCTGGAACTGTACTTGCAACTGCGAGAGCTCGACTTGTCGTTCAACCAGTTTGAGGGGGACATGCCGGACTTCGTGACGAAAGCTCTCATCTCCCTGGACTTATCCGGCAACACGGAATTCAAACTCACCCAGACGGTCTTCACAGGCTCTCCCTATCTGGAG GTGCTGCGCCTCAACAACATGGCTCTGGGCGACACGACGCCGCCCAACGTGTTCTTCACGCTCAATAACCTCAAGACGCTGTACCTGCAGAACAACGGCATCCCGGGGACTCTCATCGAGGACTTCATCAACACGCAGCTTCAACCGCAGCGGTCGAGGCTCACCACCGTGTACTTGGACAGGAACTCCCTCTCCCAGATCCACCCGCTGTCCGTGACTG GATTGCCCGAAGAGGGAACAATCTCCTTCATGAGCAACCAGATCGAGTACTTGACGCAGGAGAATTGGGAAGGACTCGTATCTCAGCTCACCACGGCAGGCGCCATCGACATGAGAG ACAACCCGCTGGTGTGTGGCTGTGACGTGTATTGGCTGCTTAAAGACTCGTCAGCCATGGCCGCCTTTAACCAATATACCACGTGTGTCACCGGGAACCTGGTTGTGGACCTCCCCGTGCAGTGGTTCATCGAGCACTGCCCGTGA
- the LOC126990968 gene encoding oplophorus-luciferin 2-monooxygenase non-catalytic subunit-like: MSLLRSLLSLVVVLCAAPLCAAEWPCPLDSAIAPCVCIADSYDLIMDCSDVTSTDRLEEVFQTHFAFSDFKRLIINPTFPSNSLVILTDGIFGSVNFEEIDITNTFIQTVEEEVLVNSHITLWRLNMGGNEINSFPFETLDLFTKLLELDLSYNKLSGPMKDIETEGLISLDLSGNTGLTLTQTAFTGTPYLEQLRLNNMGLGDTTPPNVFLPLTYLRTLYLENNGISGTLIEDFINPELKPLTSVYLDGNSLSQIHPLSVTGMEAEGTISFRNNLIVYLYREDWEGLVSQLSNANAIDLRDNPLVCGCDLVWLVLDADLMAIFHAETKCDGGAYMVDLPIDWFHEHCS, from the exons ATGTCGCTGCTCCGGTCACTcctgtccctggtggtggtgctcTGCGCCGCGCCTCTCTGTGCGGCGGAGTGGCCCTGTCCGCTCGACAGTGCTATCGCCCCTTGCGTATGTATTGCCGATAGTTATGATTTAATCATGGACTGCTCCGATGTCACATCCACTGACCGGCTGGAAGAAGTATTCCAGACACACTTCGCCTTCAGTGACTTCAAGCGACTCATCATCAACCCCACATTCCCCTCCAATTCCCTGGTGATCCTGACTGACGGCATATTTGGTTCAGTGAACTTCGAGGAGATTGACATCACCAACACGTTCATCCAaacggtggaggaagaggtgctCGTCAACTCCCATATCACGCTTTGGCGACTCAACATGGGAGGAAACGAAATCAACAGCTTCCCTTTCGAGACGCTGGACCTGTTCACGAAGCTCTTGGAATTGGACTTGTCGTACAACAAGCTGTCAGGGCCCATGAAGGACATCGAGACGGAAGGTCTCATCTCCCTCGACTTGTCCGGCAACACGGGCCTCACGCTCACCCAGACGGCCTTCACGGGCACTCCCTATCTGGAGCAGCTGCGCCTCAACAACATGGGTCTGGGCGACACGACGCCGCCCAACGTGTTCCTCCCGCTCACGTACCTCAGGACGCTGTACCTGGAGAACAACGGCATCTCGGGGACCCTCATCGAGGACTTCATCAACCCGGAGCTGAAGCCGCTCACCTCGGTGTACTTGGATGGGAACTCCCTCTCCCAGATCCACCCTCTGTCCGTGACGG GCATGGAGGCGGAGGGGACGATCTCCTTCAGGAACAACTTGATCGTTTATCTGTATCGAGAGGACTGGGAGGGACTCGTGTCTCAGCTCAGCAATGCAAATGCCATCGACTTGAGAG ACAACCcgctggtgtgtgggtgtgacctGGTATGGCTGGTGCTCGATGCGGATCTTATGGCCATCTTCCACGCCGAAACCAAGTGCGACGGAGGGGCCTATATGGTGGACCTCCCCATAGACTGGTTCCACGAGCACTGCAGCTGA
- the LOC126990966 gene encoding oplophorus-luciferin 2-monooxygenase non-catalytic subunit-like isoform X2 produces MSLLRSLLSLVVCAAPLWAADWPCPDDGAIYPCTCTASGSYEITMDCSNVDSSESLRKIFETPFAFNDFKRLIIDPLSPVSTLCDLPAGVFGPVSFEEIDVTNTLIDTVEEEAIVNSHNTLVRLNMRGNKISKFPLETLDLYVRLIELDLANNQISGVMPDIVTEALTTLDLSGNTGITLTETVFIGSPKLQVLRLNNMALGDTTPPNVFFTLSNLRTLYMQNNDIPGTLIEDFINTKLQPLTAVYLDGNSLSQIHPLSVTGLSDSGIISFTNNQIQQLTQENWEGLVSRLTRYDAIDMRHNPLVCGCDVYWLLLDSSAMRVFNSLTTCSGGNLMTDLPVTWFQQHCPVP; encoded by the exons ATGTCGCTGCTCCGGTCACTCCTGTCCCTGGTGGTCTGCGCCGCGCCTCTCTGGGCGGCGGATTGGCCCTGCCCGGACGACGGTGCTATTTACCCCTGCACATGCACCGCTTCCGGAAGTTATGAAATAACCATGGACTGCTCCAACGTCGACAGCAGTGAAAGTCTGAGAAAAATATTCGAGACGCCGTTCGCCTTCAATGACTTTAAGCGACTCATCATCGATCCCTTAAGCCCTGTCAGTACCCTGTGCGATCTGCCTGCTGGAGTGTTCGGTCCAGTGAGCTTCGAGGAGATTGACGTCACCAACACGTTGATCGATacggtggaggaagaggcgatCGTCAACTCCCACAACACGCTGGTGCGCCTTAACATGAGAGGAAACAAGATCAGCAAGTTCCCCCTCGAGACGCTGGACCTGTACGTGAGGCTGATAGAGCTCGACTTGGCGAACAACCAAATTTCGGGGGTCATGCCGGACATCGTGACGGAAGCTCTCACCACCCTGGACTTATCCGGCAACACGGGCATCACTCTCACCGAGACGGTCTTCATAGGCTCTCCCAAGCTGCAGGTGCTGCGTCTCAACAACATGGCTCTCGGCGACACGACGCCGCCCAACGTGTTCTTCACGCTCAGTAACCTGAGGACGCTGTACATGCAGAACAACGACATCCCGGGGACCCTCATCGAGGACTTCATCAACACGAAGCTTCAGCCGCTTACCGCCGTGTACTTGGACGGAAACTCCCTCTCCCAGATCCACCCGCTTTCAGTAACGG GACTGAGCGACAGCGGGATCATCTCCTTCACCAACAACCAGATCCAGCAGTTGACGCAGGAGAATTGGGAAGGACTCGTGTCTCGGCTCACCCGTTACGACGCCATCGACATGAGAC ACAACCCGCTGGTGTGTGGCTGTGACGTGTATTGGCTGCTTCTAGACTCGTCAGCCATGAGGGTCTTCAACAGTCTGACCACGTGTAGCGGGGGGAACCTGATGACGGACCTTCCCGTTACGTGGTTCCAACAGCACTGCCCTGTCCCATAG
- the LOC126990965 gene encoding oplophorus-luciferin 2-monooxygenase non-catalytic subunit-like isoform X2 — MSLLRSLLSLVVCATPLWAADWPCPEDGDIYPCICTISVTYEITMDCSNVQSSERLTEIFQTPFAFNDFERLIIDPLSPANGLDALPAGVFGPVSFKEIDITNTLIETVDEETLVNSHNTLLHLNLARNRISWFPFETLELYLQLRELDLSFNQFEGDMPDFVTKALISLDLSGNTEFKLTQTVFTGSPYLEVLRLNNMGMGDTTPPNMFLTLNNLKTLYLQNNDITGTLIEDFINTLSQPLLAVYLDGNSLSQIHPLSVTGLNDNGIISFTNNQIQQLTQENWEGLVSRLTRYDAIDMRHNPLVCGCDVYWLLLDSSAMRVFNSLTTCSGGNLMTDLPKPWFDEHCTTL; from the exons ATGTCGCTGCTCCGGTCACTCCTGTCCCTGGTGGTCTGCGCCACGCCTCTCTGGGCGGCGGATTGGCCGTGCCCGGAAGACGGTGATATTTACCCCTGCATATGCACCATTTCCGTAACTTATGAAATAACCATGGACTGCTCCAACGTCCAAAGCAGTGAAAGGCTGACAGAAATATTCCAGACGCCGTTCGCCTTCAATGACTTTGAGCGACTCATCATCGATCCCTTAAGCCCTGCCAATGGATTGGACGCTCTGCCTGCTGGAGTGTTCGGTCCAGTGAGCTTCAAGGAGATTGACATCACCAACACGTTGATCGAGACGGTGGACGAAGAGACGCTCGTCAACTCCCACAACACGCTGTTGCATCTTAACTTGGCAAGAAACCGGATCAGTTGGTTCCCCTTCGAGACGCTGGAACTGTACTTGCAACTGCGAGAGCTCGACTTGTCGTTCAACCAGTTTGAGGGGGACATGCCGGACTTCGTGACGAAAGCTCTCATCTCCCTGGACTTATCCGGCAACACGGAATTCAAACTCACCCAGACGGTCTTCACAGGCTCTCCCTATCTGGAGGTGCTGCGCCTCAACAACATGGGTATGGGCGACACGACCCCACCCAACATGTTCCTCACGCTCAATAACCTCAAGACGCTGTACCTGCAGAACAACGACATCACGGGGACCCTCATCGAGGACTTCATCAACACGCTGTCTCAGCCGCTCCTCGCCGTGTACTTGGACGGGAACTCCCTCTCCCAGATCCACCCGCTTTCCGTAACGG GACTGAACGACAACGGGATCATCTCCTTCACCAACAACCAGATCCAGCAGTTGACGCAGGAGAATTGGGAAGGACTCGTGTCTCGGCTCACCCGTTACGACGCCATCGACATGAGAC ACAACCCGCTGGTGTGTGGCTGTGACGTGTATTGGCTGCTTCTAGACTCGTCAGCCATGAGGGTCTTCAACAGTCTGACCACGTGTAGCGGGGGGAACCTGATGACGGACCTTCCCAAGCCGTGGTTCGACGAACACTGCACTACCCTGTAG
- the LOC126990966 gene encoding oplophorus-luciferin 2-monooxygenase non-catalytic subunit-like isoform X1, whose amino-acid sequence MSLLRSLLSLVVCAAPLWAADWPCPDDGAIYPCTCTASGSYEITMDCSNVDSSESLRKIFETPFAFNDFKRLIIDPLSPVSTLCDLPAGVFGPVSFEEIDVTNTLIDTVEEEAIVNSHNTLVRLNMRGNKISKFPLETLDLYVRLIELDLANNQISGVMPDIVTEALTTLDLSGNTGITLTETVFIGSPKLQVLRLNNMALGDTTPPNVFFTLSNLRTLYMQNNDIPGTLIEDFINTKLQPLTAVYLDGNSLSQIHPLSVTGLSDNGIISFTNNQIQQLTQENWGELVSRLTLYNAIDMRHNPLVCGCDVYWLLLDSSAMRVFNSLTTCSGGNLMSDLPVTWFQQHCPLP is encoded by the exons ATGTCGCTGCTCCGGTCACTCCTGTCCCTGGTGGTCTGCGCCGCGCCTCTCTGGGCGGCGGATTGGCCCTGCCCGGACGACGGTGCTATTTACCCCTGCACATGCACCGCTTCCGGAAGTTATGAAATAACCATGGACTGCTCCAACGTCGACAGCAGTGAAAGTCTGAGAAAAATATTCGAGACGCCGTTCGCCTTCAATGACTTTAAGCGACTCATCATCGATCCCTTAAGCCCTGTCAGTACCCTGTGCGATCTGCCTGCTGGAGTGTTCGGTCCAGTGAGCTTCGAGGAGATTGACGTCACCAACACGTTGATCGATacggtggaggaagaggcgatCGTCAACTCCCACAACACGCTGGTGCGCCTTAACATGAGAGGAAACAAGATCAGCAAGTTCCCCCTCGAGACGCTGGACCTGTACGTGAGGCTGATAGAGCTCGACTTGGCGAACAACCAAATTTCGGGGGTCATGCCGGACATCGTGACGGAAGCTCTCACCACCCTGGACTTATCCGGCAACACGGGCATCACTCTCACCGAGACGGTCTTCATAGGCTCTCCCAAGCTGCAGGTGCTGCGTCTCAACAACATGGCTCTCGGCGACACGACGCCGCCCAACGTGTTCTTCACGCTCAGTAACCTGAGGACGCTGTACATGCAGAACAACGACATCCCGGGGACCCTCATCGAGGACTTCATCAACACGAAGCTTCAGCCGCTTACCGCCGTGTACTTGGACGGAAACTCCCTCTCCCAGATCCACCCGCTTTCAGTAACGG GACTGAGCGACAACGGGATCATCTCCTTCACCAACAACCAGATCCAGCAGTTGACGCAGGAGAATTGGGGAGAACTCGTGTCTCGGCTCACCCTTTACAACGCCATCGACATGAGAC ACAACCCGCTGGTGTGTGGCTGTGACGTGTATTGGCTGCTTCTAGACTCGTCAGCCATGAGGGTCTTCAACAGTCTGACCACGTGTAGCGGGGGGAACCTGATGTCGGACCTTCCCGTTACGTGGTTCCAACAGCACTGCCCTCTCCCATAG